From the genome of Cytobacillus firmus, one region includes:
- a CDS encoding DNA topoisomerase III encodes MKSLVLAEKPSVAREIARVLGCRQSHKSYMEGDKYIVTWALGHLIELKMPEHYDSKYKNWNLEDLPIIPDQMGLKVMKQTSHQYKSIENLAKRKDVKEIIIATDAGREGELVARWILEKIRWRKTIKRLWISSVTDRAIRDGFQNLKPGKQFEDLYESAVCRAEADWLIGLNVTRALTTKYKDPLSAGRVQTPTLALVMEREKVIQQFVPKEYWTIRAHIGPLQADWEKNGEKRIFARETADGVLSKVKGQKAVIQSINRKEKTEPQPLPYDLTELQRDANKRFGFSAKKTSNVLQKLYEQHKLVTYPRTDSRYLTKDMEATMMDRLHGIAASYKDEVKPILANQGRVLAKRVFNNEKVTDHHAIIPTEERVHLGDLSPDERKLYEMILRRFLAIFHNPYKYETIHAAIDVNGETFTARETAVIDLGYRKVERNTEEETGKQSLKNISKGQSFTLQNAESAAKLTEPPLRYSEADILTQMEKYSLGTPATRAEIIERLLETEALERQNGRLFPTKKGKQLMDLVNEDLKSPELTAKWEQELEKIARGKADPKEFLQNIRKQTQSLVSEIKKSDKSYRAHNLTGSKCPECDSFLKERNTKDGKILVCSNLDCSFRKRKDPKLSNRRCPQCRKKMEIHQGKAGAYFQCRPCNVVEKAQDKKKAVNKREERKLVQKYTQKEESFGTSLGDLLKAAMDDKD; translated from the coding sequence ATGAAATCACTTGTTCTTGCTGAAAAGCCCAGTGTTGCCCGTGAAATCGCAAGGGTGCTGGGATGCCGGCAATCTCATAAAAGTTACATGGAAGGCGATAAATATATCGTCACTTGGGCTCTTGGCCACTTAATCGAATTAAAGATGCCGGAGCATTATGACAGCAAATATAAAAACTGGAACCTGGAGGATCTGCCGATTATTCCTGACCAAATGGGCCTGAAGGTGATGAAGCAGACCAGTCACCAGTATAAATCCATTGAAAACCTTGCAAAGCGGAAGGATGTTAAGGAAATAATCATTGCGACAGATGCAGGCCGTGAAGGGGAGCTTGTCGCTCGCTGGATATTAGAGAAAATCCGCTGGCGCAAGACAATCAAGCGCTTATGGATATCCTCTGTAACGGACCGTGCTATCCGTGACGGTTTTCAAAACCTTAAACCCGGAAAACAATTTGAAGATCTTTATGAATCCGCTGTGTGCCGGGCAGAAGCGGATTGGCTCATCGGGCTGAATGTCACAAGGGCTCTGACGACTAAATACAAGGATCCCCTATCCGCAGGCCGGGTGCAGACACCGACTCTGGCGCTCGTTATGGAAAGGGAAAAAGTGATTCAGCAATTTGTTCCAAAAGAGTACTGGACGATTCGCGCCCACATTGGCCCCCTGCAGGCTGACTGGGAGAAAAATGGTGAAAAGCGCATTTTCGCTAGAGAAACAGCTGATGGAGTCCTTTCCAAAGTAAAGGGGCAAAAGGCGGTTATCCAGTCCATTAACCGGAAGGAAAAAACAGAGCCGCAGCCGCTTCCTTATGATTTGACGGAGCTGCAGCGTGATGCGAATAAACGTTTTGGCTTCTCTGCCAAGAAAACGTCGAATGTGCTGCAGAAGCTTTATGAGCAGCATAAGCTTGTCACCTATCCTCGGACAGATTCACGCTATTTGACAAAGGATATGGAAGCAACCATGATGGATCGCCTTCATGGAATCGCTGCTTCCTATAAGGATGAAGTGAAGCCAATCCTTGCGAATCAGGGCAGGGTGCTCGCAAAAAGAGTTTTTAATAATGAAAAGGTAACCGATCACCATGCGATTATTCCGACTGAAGAACGTGTGCATCTCGGTGATTTGTCACCTGATGAGCGTAAGCTGTACGAAATGATTCTGCGCAGATTTCTCGCCATTTTCCATAACCCTTATAAGTATGAAACCATTCATGCTGCTATCGATGTTAATGGTGAGACATTCACAGCGAGGGAAACGGCCGTTATCGACCTCGGTTATCGCAAGGTGGAACGGAATACTGAAGAAGAAACAGGAAAACAGAGCCTGAAGAATATTTCGAAAGGACAGAGCTTTACACTGCAAAATGCCGAATCCGCTGCGAAGCTCACTGAACCGCCTCTTCGCTATTCAGAAGCTGACATTTTGACCCAGATGGAAAAATACAGCCTGGGAACACCTGCGACAAGAGCGGAAATCATTGAACGGCTTCTTGAGACTGAAGCCCTTGAAAGGCAAAATGGACGCCTGTTTCCGACTAAAAAGGGCAAACAGCTGATGGACCTGGTGAATGAAGATTTGAAATCACCGGAACTGACAGCCAAATGGGAGCAGGAGCTTGAGAAAATCGCACGCGGAAAAGCAGATCCAAAAGAGTTTCTGCAGAACATCCGCAAGCAGACTCAATCTCTGGTTTCTGAAATTAAAAAGAGCGACAAATCGTACCGTGCCCATAATCTCACGGGTTCAAAATGTCCGGAATGCGATTCCTTCCTGAAAGAAAGGAATACAAAGGACGGAAAAATACTTGTCTGCTCCAACCTTGATTGCAGTTTCCGAAAGCGCAAGGATCCAAAGCTTTCAAACCGCCGCTGCCCTCAGTGCCGCAAAAAAATGGAGATCCACCAGGGCAAGGCAGGCGCCTACTTCCAGTGCCGTCCATGCAATGTAGTGGAGAAAGCCCAGGACAAAAAGAAAGCCGTCAACAAACGCGAAGAACGAAAACTTGTTCAGAAATATACCCAGAAGGAAGAGTCCTTTGGAACAAGCCTTGGTGATTTGCTGAAGGCCGCAATGGATGATAAAGATTAA